CCATTGTCATTAAAAGTTTTTTAGCACCTAGTCTCGTAAGAAGAGTTAGTGTGTTAGTCATTTGGAGTAAAATAGCTATGTACGCTGTTTTTCAAAGTGGCGGAAAGCAACACCGTGTTGCTGAAGGTCATACAGTTCGTTTAGAAAAAATTGAAGTTGCTACTGGTGAAACTATTGAGTTTGACCAAGTTCTATTGGTTGCTGATGGTGAAAATGTTCACGTTGGTGCTCCATTAGTTGCTGGTGGTAAAGTTGTTGCTGAAGTGGTTAGCCACGGTCGCGGCGAAAAAGTAACTATTCAAAAGTTCAATCGTCGTAAGCATCACGAAAAGAAAATGGGCCACCGTCAGTGGTTCACTGAAGTTAAAATCACTGCGATCAGCGCATAATTTAGGAGTCTAACTCATGGCACATAAAAAAGCTGGCGGTTCTACTCGTAACGGCCGCGATTCAGAAAGCAAACGTCTTGGTGTAAAACGCTTTGGCGGTGAATCAGTTCTAGCTGGTAACATTATTGTTCGTCAACGTGGTACTAAGTTCCACGCTGGTGTGAACGTAGGTGTTGGTCGTGACCACACTTTATTCGCACTAACAGACGGTAAGGTTAAGTTTGAAGTTAAAGGTCCTAATAACCGTAAGTTTATTAGTATCGAAGCTTAATTCTTAACTAAGCTAGAACGAAAGCCCTGCCTCTGGTAGGGCTTTTGTGTTTTTTATAAATGATTGAAGTGTTGAAGCATTTCCAGAATTATTTTATTAATTTTTCAGTGCATTGTTTTTCTTAACTTGGCTGAACGATGTAAATAGAATAGCTATTCTTTGCAGCAAGCGAAAAGGGTATTGATCATCCACACCGCTTTTCTGCACCCCTGATATAATTAGGGTTATAATTAGCGCCAATGTTCGACCGTAACCTTATTGTTACGTAGCTTGATGGTTGGAGTGTTAGGAGTCAGTATGAAGTTTGTTGATGAAGCCAATATTCGTGTAGAAGCCGGTGACGGTGGTAGCGGTTGTGTCAGTTTTCGCCGTGAAAAATATGTCCCAGATGGTGGGCCTGATGGCGGTGACGGTGGTGATGGTGGAAGTGTTTTCTTACAAGCTAATGAAAACCTGAATACTCTAATCGATTATCGATTTACGCGTTTTCATATGGCTGAGCGTGGAACTAATGGCCGTGGCCGTGACTGTACTGGTAGTGCTGGTAAAGATTTAATACTGCAGGTGCCGGTAGGGACTCGTGCTATTGATATTGAAACCGAAGAAGTGCTAGGTGATTTGACTACCCATGGTCAAAAGCTCTTGGTTGCTAAAGGTGGCTTTCATGGTTTAGGTAATACACGTTTTAAAAGTAGTACTAACCGTGCGCCACGCCAAAAAACATTAGGTACACCAGGTGAAGTTCGTGCAATCAAGCTTGAGTTATTACTATTAGCTGATGTAGGCCTTTTAGGTTTACCGAACGCAGGTAAGTCCACTTTTATTCGTGCTGTATCGCGTGCGACACCTAAAGTTGCTGATTATCCTTTTACTACCTTAGTTCCTAATTTAGGTGTGGTGAACCCACGTCCTGGCCAAAGCTTTGTGATTGCTGATATTCCAGGTTTGATCGAAGGTGCCGCTGATGGAGCTGGTTTAGGCATTCGCTTTTTAAAGCATTTAGAGCGTTG
This Shewanella aestuarii DNA region includes the following protein-coding sequences:
- the rplU gene encoding 50S ribosomal protein L21 — translated: MYAVFQSGGKQHRVAEGHTVRLEKIEVATGETIEFDQVLLVADGENVHVGAPLVAGGKVVAEVVSHGRGEKVTIQKFNRRKHHEKKMGHRQWFTEVKITAISA
- the rpmA gene encoding 50S ribosomal protein L27; translation: MAHKKAGGSTRNGRDSESKRLGVKRFGGESVLAGNIIVRQRGTKFHAGVNVGVGRDHTLFALTDGKVKFEVKGPNNRKFISIEA
- the cgtA gene encoding Obg family GTPase CgtA; the protein is MKFVDEANIRVEAGDGGSGCVSFRREKYVPDGGPDGGDGGDGGSVFLQANENLNTLIDYRFTRFHMAERGTNGRGRDCTGSAGKDLILQVPVGTRAIDIETEEVLGDLTTHGQKLLVAKGGFHGLGNTRFKSSTNRAPRQKTLGTPGEVRAIKLELLLLADVGLLGLPNAGKSTFIRAVSRATPKVADYPFTTLVPNLGVVNPRPGQSFVIADIPGLIEGAADGAGLGIRFLKHLERCRALLHIIDIDPIDGSDPVDSARAIVAELEKYSPKLASKPRWIVFNKIDLLLEEEVQEKVDRIVKELAWEGEVFTMSAYSRQGTEEISIKLLDFIQAMPLEEELSPDDKEVEFKWDNYHQGAEDSINEDYEDDLDDDDYDDDDYDVEVIYQR